The Oceanotoga teriensis genome contains the following window.
AATCAAAATTATTTTTTTCAAATAATTCATCTATATTTTTTTTATCTTTTAAATCCATCTTAATAAATTCATAATTCTCTTGTTTTTCAAGAATTTTAACTCTATCTATTTTTAAATTTACATCATAATAATCATTTAAATTATCAATTCCTATTACATTATATCCATTTTTTAATAATAAATTACTAAGATGAAATCCTATAAATCCAGCTCCTCCAGTTACTAATATTTTATTCAATATCCTTCATCTCCCGATCATTTATTTTACTTCTACCAAAACCTAAAGTTGCTATAAAAATAATTAAAAACCAAATTTGAATTTTAAATCTTGTACCAGTTCCAAGATTCTGTGGCGATACTAAAGAATAAACAGAACCCCAAATAAAAATATATATTAAAACTGTTTTAATTAAGGCCTTATAATTGAAACTTTTGTTTTTATCTTTTGATATATTTCTAATACCTTTTATAAACAAAATAAAAACAATCCAATTTATTAAATCTGTTAAAAGTATAAATGGATTTCCCAACATTATAAGTGGTCTAAATATAGTAGTAAACCATAAATAAGGGAAATAAATTATAAAATCTTTAAGTCCCGTAAGTTCAACTCCAGAAGTACTTCCACCACGATTCCAATCACTTGATAAACTAACTATAATCTCATTTATAGCTGAAATACTTGTAACACCTACAATTTTCATTCCAACAAAAATAATTCCCAATAAAGCAGGAAATATTATAAAATAATACCTTCTCTTTATTTTTCTATTAAAAATTAAAGTCAAAAATAAAGAAAGACCTAAAATAGGAATCATCCAAAGTCTAACAAATAAAAAATAACTAAAAAATATCAAAGAAATAAATAAATACCTCAATTTATCTCTTTTTAAATATAAAATAACAAAAGAAACATGCATAACCGTACTACTAAGAGCTAAAGGATCTTTAGAATATAAAGAAGTAAAAATAATACTCATTGGCTCTATTAAAGTAAACAATAAAAAAAAGTACTGCTGTTTCTTATTAAATTCTTCATTAACAACTTTAAAGAAAAAATAAATAGATAAAAAAGTTATTCCGCTCAAAAATATTTCAATATTTTTGAATCCAAATCCAAATAATCTTTGAAAAAATAAAAATATATAAGAAATATTATTTGTTCCACGCTTAATAGACAATTCAAAAATTTGATTTCCTTCAAAATAATCTCTTGAAAGACCATAAAATTGCTTTGCATCCCATCCTTGATAATAGTTTTCAACATATGGAAAAATAAAAACAATAAAAATTATTCTCAGTAAAAAACCTAATAAGAGAATATTTTTTATTGTCTTTTTTTCTTTTAAATTTAAAATCACATAAACAAAAAAAATAGTCATAAAAGTAGAAAAAACTATATCTAAAACAGAACTAACTTTTAAATTAATCATATCATGCAACTCTAAAATATAATCCATAGAAAAACTCAATAGAAAAAAAGTTGCGATAAATATAAAAGCACCGAGCATAAAGTAATTAATTTTTTTCATATAATTCACCCATTCAAATAAACAGAAATTATATTTTCTATAGTTTTATTTTCATCAAACTCATCCTTTGCAATAAGTTTTGCATTATCTGAAAACTCTTTCCATTTATTACTATCATTCAAAAGTTCATAAATTCTTTTAGCAAAATTCTCTGAATCACCTAATTTAACAAGATAACCATTTCTATTATTTTTTACAACTTCATTTGTACCAATAACATCTGTAGCAACTATTGGAACTCCCAATGCACTTGATTCCATAAGAGCTCTTGGTTTTCCTTCTTTAAAAGAAGTCAAAACAGATAAATCACTATCATATATTTCAGATATAATATCTTCTCTATCTAAAGTTCCAATAAAATTTATAACATCATTTATATCCATACTATTTGCTTTTTTCTTTAAATCTAATTCAAGAACACCTTCACCATAAAGATTCAATTCAAAATTAGTAAATGAATATTTTTCTTTTAAAATTTTAATACTATCAAAAAGCATAGCATGATTTTTTACACCTTCCCATCTTGCTGTACATGCTATTCTTTTTTTATCAAAATTAAATTTTTTATCTTTTTTTATATAATCTTTAAATTCTTCAAAAGGAATACCATTGCCTATATATCTTAAAACACTATTTTTTTCATATCCATTATCTTTACAATAATTATACTCATCCATATTTTGAAATAAAAGTATGTCACAATATTTGCTGAGATATTTTTCAACAAATTCATATATTTTTCTTTTAATACCTTTATACTGAGTAAAATGAAATCCATGAACTTGATGAATTATAAGAGGAACATCAGCTTTTTTTGCCGCTATTCTTCCGGTTGCTCCTGGTTTAGAAGCATGAGTATGAACAATATCTGGTTTATACTCTTTAAAAACTTTAACTAATTCTTTTATCTCATACTTAATATCAGATAATTTCATAGAATTAGATAAATTAACATTAATAACCTTAATTCCCATTTTTTTCATCTTATCAGACCAAATTCCATCAGGACATATTAAATAATTTTTAAATCCCTTTCTTTTATCTACCTTTTCAACTCTCGTTCTTAATAATCTATATGCTCCATAATCTGTATTAAAAAGATCTATAACCATCAAATCATTATCCATTAAATTACCTTGCCCCTCTCATACCAAGCATAGTTTCAACTGTTTTCATCATTATTTGAATATCTAAAAGTAAATTCCTATTCTTCACATAATAAAGATCATATTCAGTTTTTATCTTATAATCCTCTAATGTTGTAGTATGCTTATAATTTATCTGTGCCCATCCAGTTATTCCAGGCTTATAATTAAGTCTATACATATAATAAGGAATATTATCAACCATCTTATAATGAAATTCTGGCATCTCAGGCCTTGAACCCACTATAGACATATCTCCTTTTAAAACATTTATAAACTGTAAAGACTCATCTAATCTTGTCTTTCTCGAAAATTTACCTATTTTTAAAACTCTTTCTTCTAACCCTTCATTTGGATTATCCTTATTTATTGGTACATGTTTTAAAGATCTAAATTTCATCAAAGTAAAAGGTTTACCTCTTTCGCCTATTCTTCTTTGTTTAAATACAACAGGAAATCCATCTTCTAACAAAACACCCAAATAAATCAAACCCATAAAAGGAGAAAATATAATAAGCAAAAATACTGAAGTAATTATATCGAGCATTCTCTTACTTGGAGAATTTTCTATTTGCTTTTCAAATTCAACTTTATAATAATTTTCAAACTTACATAAAACATCTAAAGGTATCTTCTTTAAAGTTTTTTCAGCAATATGTGGAAGATATTCAACGGGAACACCTTGAAGTTTATAATTATCTATCTCAAACTTTATCTCTTTTTCGAGTTTTGGATCTGTAACCAATATCTTATTAAAAGTTCTCTCATCCTCTAAAGAAAGTGAATAATGGTCATCCATGAGCATTGTGAACCTTTGTGGAGAAGGATTTATATACTCCACAAATTTCATCTTGCCTTTAGTAGATTCAGAAATCTGCGAAAGAACCTCGCCTATCTCTTTTTCCCTACCTATTACAAGGTATTTATTTACAGGGGCATGTTTCCTATAAAGATAATACTCTATCTTATGAAGAAAAGGAATCAATACGAGTGAAAAAAGAAGATTGAAAAGATATATTTTGGCAAGATTATAATCAAAAACAATTGCAAAAATTGTTATTCCAACAAATGAAA
Protein-coding sequences here:
- a CDS encoding glycosyltransferase family 39 protein yields the protein MKKINYFMLGAFIFIATFFLLSFSMDYILELHDMINLKVSSVLDIVFSTFMTIFFVYVILNLKEKKTIKNILLLGFLLRIIFIVFIFPYVENYYQGWDAKQFYGLSRDYFEGNQIFELSIKRGTNNISYIFLFFQRLFGFGFKNIEIFLSGITFLSIYFFFKVVNEEFNKKQQYFFLLFTLIEPMSIIFTSLYSKDPLALSSTVMHVSFVILYLKRDKLRYLFISLIFFSYFLFVRLWMIPILGLSLFLTLIFNRKIKRRYYFIIFPALLGIIFVGMKIVGVTSISAINEIIVSLSSDWNRGGSTSGVELTGLKDFIIYFPYLWFTTIFRPLIMLGNPFILLTDLINWIVFILFIKGIRNISKDKNKSFNYKALIKTVLIYIFIWGSVYSLVSPQNLGTGTRFKIQIWFLIIFIATLGFGRSKINDREMKDIE
- a CDS encoding glycosyltransferase family 4 protein — translated: MDNDLMVIDLFNTDYGAYRLLRTRVEKVDKRKGFKNYLICPDGIWSDKMKKMGIKVINVNLSNSMKLSDIKYEIKELVKVFKEYKPDIVHTHASKPGATGRIAAKKADVPLIIHQVHGFHFTQYKGIKRKIYEFVEKYLSKYCDILLFQNMDEYNYCKDNGYEKNSVLRYIGNGIPFEEFKDYIKKDKKFNFDKKRIACTARWEGVKNHAMLFDSIKILKEKYSFTNFELNLYGEGVLELDLKKKANSMDINDVINFIGTLDREDIISEIYDSDLSVLTSFKEGKPRALMESSALGVPIVATDVIGTNEVVKNNRNGYLVKLGDSENFAKRIYELLNDSNKWKEFSDNAKLIAKDEFDENKTIENIISVYLNG
- a CDS encoding exopolysaccharide biosynthesis polyprenyl glycosylphosphotransferase; translated protein: MKRIVKFIDSIFVFGFNIAMGLNIVESVIVSFLVFIGIYAFRVYDIENMESMNETFIRVFAGNVISFVGITIFAIVFDYNLAKIYLFNLLFSLVLIPFLHKIEYYLYRKHAPVNKYLVIGREKEIGEVLSQISESTKGKMKFVEYINPSPQRFTMLMDDHYSLSLEDERTFNKILVTDPKLEKEIKFEIDNYKLQGVPVEYLPHIAEKTLKKIPLDVLCKFENYYKVEFEKQIENSPSKRMLDIITSVFLLIIFSPFMGLIYLGVLLEDGFPVVFKQRRIGERGKPFTLMKFRSLKHVPINKDNPNEGLEERVLKIGKFSRKTRLDESLQFINVLKGDMSIVGSRPEMPEFHYKMVDNIPYYMYRLNYKPGITGWAQINYKHTTTLEDYKIKTEYDLYYVKNRNLLLDIQIMMKTVETMLGMRGAR